The Pyrus communis chromosome 8, drPyrComm1.1, whole genome shotgun sequence region TTAGCTTTTGACGCACTTAATCAATATTCAGTTTTTTTCTCTCAGATGGAAGAGGACctgtcaatccaaagggtgtACAATATTACAACAATCTTATTGATGAACTGATCAGCCATGGTAACAATCTATCTAAATTATGAACCACAGTTTCCTTGCTTATATTATCAATAATTGAGTAGCTATAGAGATCAACAAATCCTAATGTTgataataaattaatttgtttgtttaaaccAGGAATCGAACCACATGTTACTTTACACCACAGTGATCTCCCGCAGGCACTTGATGATGAGTATGGAGGATGGGTAAATCAAAAAATTGTGTAACTTCCTAACTTTTATTGGTGAGTTTTAAATGGGACATGCAGAAATGGGGAATCCATGATGATAGTGGTGAAACACTTTTGTGGATGCAGAAAAGACTTCACTGCATATGCAGATGCGTGCTTCAAAAATTTCGGGGATAGAGTTTTGTATTGGACTACTATGAATGAGCCTAATGTTTTTATACTTGGGGGTTATGACATTGGATTTCTTCCACCACAACGATGTTCAACTCCATTTGGTGTCAATTGTTCTAGGGGTAATTCCTCAACAGAGCCATACATGGCAGCTCATTATACCTTGTTAGCTCATGCATCAGCTGCTAGATTGTACAAGAAAATGTACCAGGTAATTCTAAAACTCTTCCCTATCCAGGGCTTCAAGAACTTTTATCATTGTGATAATTAGTAATACACAATAAAAACACTCATAAGTTAGATGCACGTCTCACAAATTCCCTTAAAATATGATTTATCAAactcataaaacaaaataccaACACCTCCTTCTATTTATAGCAAGTTGTATATCAATACCagtattaatgtaataatgtaacATGAGGTTCCTATATAAACTTAGACttttcatgaaaaaatatataggtTGATCAGAGAAATTTTTGAGATATGCAGGACAAGCAGCATGGATATATAGGAATCAATGTTTTTGCCTATTGGTTTGTTCCTCTAACAAAAACTATTGAAGATGAACTTGCTACCCAAAGAGCCATGGACTTCTATTTTGGTTGGTAAGTCAGATGTTGAGCACTCATCTTttcatctatatatatttttcacttgTCCAAAACATAATGCCGTTTTAGCTACCTGTAATTCCAATGTGTCTGTTTCCTTTTGTAGGGTTTTGAATCCCTTGGTGTTTGGAGATTACCCTGATGTAATGAAAAAGATAGTAGGCTCTAGAATTCCTGTTTTTACTAGTCTTGAGTCCCAAAGTGTCAGGGGTTCATTTGACttcattggattgaattatTATAACACATTAAACATCAAGGACTACTCCAGCACTCTAAAGATGGAAGCCAGAGACTTTATGGCAGACTCAGCAGTAAAGATATCTCGTAAGTTTTTTCTtgtacatatatgtatgtagtGAAATTCTTTCTGCATGATGTCTGCTCCTTAGTTTAATGACCGATGTGTCCATAACATGTCATTAATAAGTCGATAAAATGTGTGAAAAGATAATTGACAGGTAGAGGAAATGTTGGAATTGCTTGCTTTCATTCATCAACGTATACAAGTTTTATAATACGTTATCAACAAGAGTCCTATACATGGTAAATTACAAAGAGAATATTGTAAGATAATTACTGATACATTGTACAATGGACTCATGTCTAACACCTAGCTTGTGAACTTATGAGAGTTTATTCTTGTTTAGATGCTTAGCTGCAATCCTTTGAGCTTACAAAAGTTTGTTTAATTGCATTCGCAGCACTGGAAAATGGTACAACAACATTTGAGGTAAAATCTTGAACATAATATAAAGTAGAACCGGCTCAATACTACTTATGGATTAATTTCAGAGCACTAGTGATCGTGTTGTTTGAATCAGTTTCCAATGACTCCCTGGGGCCTGCAAGAACTGTTGGAATATATCAAGGAAAATTATGGCAATCCTCCTATATATATCCACGAAAATGgtatctctatctctctctctcgtgttTTTTGTTGCGTGGATAGTATCTCTGCGCATCATCCATGTCGAtgtggtgattttttttttctgtaaatGGATAGTACAGGGTTTAAAAATTAACCCAAGCAGTGCTATTTGAATGTGTAGTGTTATATAACATGATAGGGAAATGTCGATATATAGAGGGAGCTTCAATTAAGAGACTGTCAAATAAGTTTTATTTAAGATTTCCCCATATCTACGGACCATGCATGTGTTGCGCGTATTTTGCTTCAAACTTTACATTATGTTTCCTGGTACTAGAGCTTAACTTTTGGCTCTTTCCATGCACTAGTTTGCATTAGCTGCTTATCATTTTCCTTCTTTATCTGTATTAAACATTAGGTCAACGGACTCGACGCAATTCATCTTTGGAGGACTGGGGGCGGGTAAAATATTTGCAAGGGCACATCCAATCTTTGCTTGAAGCTATAAGGTATATATGGTTTATCTTGTGGACCTCTCCATGTTGCAAAGCTAACTGGACGagtccaaatgaaaatgtttaaTGCAAGTGTTTATGTAAATATAGGGATAGTCAAACTAGCTATATTTTTCACCATAGGAAAATACTACGTCCAAAATACTAATTATCCTGTGTTACTTTGGAAGGAATGGATCAAACTCAAGAGGTTATTTCACATGGTCCTTCTTGGATTCTCTTGAGCTGTTAGACGGCTATGAATCGAGCTACGGCCTTTACTATGTGGATTTGGAAGACCCTGATTTGAAAAGACAACCTAAACTCTCTGCTCATTGGTACTCTAATTTTCTAAAGAGAAAAAATGTCATCAACTTTGATGAAGTTCTTACATCCATTTCCAATGGTTACGACATTCAGTAGATTTCATTATACACAGTTATATTCTAAAATGCATATGTTTACATTCCCATAAGTTTTGTTATAATTCTTAAGTTATGTAACCTTCActtcttttttactttctttggaAATGTAAACGCCACTTGAAGTATTTTAAATATCTATTAGTCTTGTTCTCTTGTTAATCGGGTGACTAGGAATTTATGATCATGTATCCTTGGATTTGATATCAAGGGTTaagattaaaacattaaaatgcTTCTTTGATCCAAGTTTCCATTAGGCATTTTAAAACAATGCCTATGTAGATTTTGACagatatcaacaatgtcataaCATCTGATGAAAGATACCGATACCATGCCTTGACACTTATCGAGTGTAAACAGATATCAACAATCTAAAGTTGTCAGTATCTATCAACATGCACGTAACATAGGGCAAAAAATGACGAATTCTAACAACTCGACGAAATGCCTCATTCAAGATACCAAAGAATAAATTACGCGATGCGCATGCTATTTCGGTCTTTAAATAATGTAAACAATTTACATTGCAATTTCATGATATTAGAATTTTGAATCCGCCACTACTTTATccactaatttttctttaagaCATGACATACTCTCACTTCAGAGAGATTGAATATTCAGAatgaatttaagttttttttttcttttggaaactaatgaatttaaagtttgagaaacTACCAAATAACCCGTTTGACTGTCGGATTAAgtagtcaatttttttttttttagttaaacgataaatttattagattagatgttaagtTAGAGAGCTGACAAAGTTCGAACTCAAACTGTGGTGATGAAGAGGGCCACTtgctcaaaaaaaaatttttaggTTAAATAATGAAAGTAGTTACCgaagaaaattttaatattcGATTTTTAGAGAAGTAAAAACAAAAGcggaaaattaaaaatggttatcaaatggtAAATTGTTGATTCAATTCCAGTGGCATATGTTATTCCTTGTCCAACGTCCAAGATGGTATCCAATGCGGTTAAGCACGTTGTTGTGCATACAGACAAGGAGGAGAGATACAGTGATAAAGAAATGATCGGATATAGAGCAAGTTTTGGGGTCACAATTGTGTGGGAAAAGGATTATTACTTCATGTAATCCATCACATCATCAGAATGCAGCTCAACAAGAATAAATTTGCGTAATTCTGAAATTGGTTTTTTAGCCAAATGGTACTTGACATTTGCATAATACATAACTTTTgttcctaaaattaaaaatcaatagaaatgaattttgaaattgtCTATCCATTATTTGggtaattttattaaaaactcaagttcaaaaaaaaaaaaaaaaaaagctaattaaaaaagttcaaagaaataatgattaaaattaaagttgaagaGAGAAATTGAAAGCCGTATACAAATTCAAAATAGCAAATCAACAAATATctaaatttaaaacacattCAGTTTTCTTTCAAAACTTTGATATCATTGTAACCAAACatccaattttttctttaaacccGTGACCAAACAGAAACCTTCTTGCTCCGCCTCCCTCTGAATCCGTGAGAACAAGAACACCTTAGCTCCCTCCATCTCCCATGCTATCTAG contains the following coding sequences:
- the LOC137742770 gene encoding beta-glucosidase 11-like — translated: MLRVSFFLCFLLIRLSLCADKYSRDDFPPGFVFGASSSAYQVEGAADQDGRTASILDTYTHAGKYDGATGDVACDQYHKYKEDVQLMVDIGLEAYRFSISWSRLIPNGRGPVNPKGVQYYNNLIDELISHGIEPHVTLHHSDLPQALDDEYGGWVNQKIVKDFTAYADACFKNFGDRVLYWTTMNEPNVFILGGYDIGFLPPQRCSTPFGVNCSRGNSSTEPYMAAHYTLLAHASAARLYKKMYQDKQHGYIGINVFAYWFVPLTKTIEDELATQRAMDFYFGWVLNPLVFGDYPDVMKKIVGSRIPVFTSLESQSVRGSFDFIGLNYYNTLNIKDYSSTLKMEARDFMADSAVKISPLENGTTTFEFPMTPWGLQELLEYIKENYGNPPIYIHENGQRTRRNSSLEDWGRVKYLQGHIQSLLEAIRNGSNSRGYFTWSFLDSLELLDGYESSYGLYYVDLEDPDLKRQPKLSAHWYSNFLKRKNVINFDEVLTSISNGYDIQ